The Chamaesiphon minutus PCC 6605 DNA window TAGTATCTTGGTAAAGAAGGAATTTTGAGGATCTATTTCTGGTGACTCAGAACGCTCGGTCAGCATTATTAATAAATGTTACGCGATATCTAAGCTCTATGTTAACTCATCTTTACGATTGGGGATTGGCGAGATTGGGGATTGAGGGTTCGAGATTGGGGATTGGGGATTGGGGATTGGGGGAGAGGGGAGCAAGCAACTAGAGTATTTTGCATAAAGCCTAAAGCCTAAAGCCTAAAGCCTAAAGCCTAATCCCTACTCAATAATGAACCAATGAGATAATTGGTACATCTGGCAACAGAGAGCGACCATTGAGAGCATCCAATTCGATGACAAAGGCGCAACCGACTAAATTAGCACCAATTTCTTGCAATAACTTGGCTGTAGCTGCGGCTGTGCCACCAGTAGCAATTAAGTCATCGACGATTAAAATTCGACCATCAGGAGCTACAGCATCTTTGTGAATTTCTAGTTTGTCCGTTCCATATTCCAGTGCGTATTCCACACAATGAACGTCAGCGGGTAATTTGCCTGGTTTGCGGACGGGGATAAAACCGATCCCTAATTTGTAAGCTAGTGCTGCACCAAAGATAAAGCCCCGCGATTCCATCCCAACGATGTACTGAGGTTGTAGATCTACAACTTTAGCGGCTAAGGTATCGATCGAGTATTTTAATCCAGCGGGATCGCTTAGGAGCGTAGTAATGTCGCGAAATAAGATTCCAGGTTTGGGAAAGTCAGGAATGTCACGAATGAGAGCTTTTAAATCCATAATACCGATCGGGATGGGTTAAGGGTGAATAAGAATCGATCGTCGATGGTTAGGGGTTAATTGTCAATTGCGTTTGGGTACAGCAGAGGCTATAGGAGCGACGATTTAGAGGTTAAATCAAATTAAAATCGAAGTGAGATAATGGCCAACAGCAACGCCGAAGATCGGGTTTCGATCGAATTGAGTTACAGCAATGTGGTTAAGCTCTAAAATTCGGGTATGCTGATGTTGACGATCGAAACCAAGAATTCAAGATCGAGTGCAACAATTTTGCCATGGAATTGAGTCTAGATCTCTAATAATTTCTACCGCATCTATACTAGTCGATCGATCCTTGTAATATGACTGCATCGCTGATCAATGGCCCCATGTCCGAATCCCTCATGGGAATTATCGAAAGCTTACCCCACCCCGGTATCGTTGGAGACGCTTGTCCGCGCCGCACCAAAGTCGAACTCGATTTGATTTTACTCGCGATCGAAGCGATCGAGTCAGGCAGTTCGGAACAAATGTTACAACTTGCCAAAGAGTTAAACCTGAGCGAAATTATCAAAAATCGCATCGTCCTGTGGCGGATGCGCTCGACAAATCCGATGCGGCGCGCCCACACGCGGCGCATCCTATCGATTAAAGAAGCCAAAGCTCTCAGTGCGATCTCGTGTAGATTAGCCAGTCGTCTGGCCGTTCCCATTCGTCAACTCCTCCAAGCCGAGCAGCAGCTTAGCGACAAGCAAATTCCCCCTGAATACAATTTCCGCCTTTCGGAATATTTAGACCGCTTCCGCGCCCATTTTCGCAGTAGAATGAATCCTCGCCGCGCGAAGGTGAGTATTTATCAAGAGGATGATAAGTTAAATGAGTTGGCAATTTCGTTGCTGACTAAGCTATTGTTTTGCACTGGTACGTTGGGTACGCAGCGGTTGTGGATGAGTCTATTTGATGGAGAAGTGAAGTAAAGTCGATTGTGGATTGCGGATTGCGGATTGCGGATTTTAGATTAAAATTCAAGAGCTGGGGCGATCGATCGATTACCAGCAACTTAGTTTAAAATCCCCAATCCCCAATCGATATGACACAAGAATATTATCAGCAAGGATTAGCTAAAGCTAAAGCGGGAGATTACCGTGGGGCGATTGCGGATTTCGAGTTGGCTTTGATTTCTGCGCCAGAATGGGCTGAACTTTACTATCGGCGAGGTTTAGCCTATTTCGATCTGGGCGAGGTTTTAACGGCGGTTTCTGACTATACACAGGCATTGGCAATCGATTCGCAGCATCGCGATTGCTCTTATGCTCGCGCTCTAGCCAGATTGACGCTGAAGAATTTTCCTGGCGCGATGGAAGATATCGATCGAGCAATCCTCTTCGGTCGAGATTACGCGCCAGCATATCAGCTCAAAGGGTTGGTGTGCAAAAAGCTAGCCAAATATCCAGAGGCGATTTCTGCTTATAAGGTAGCCGCAAATTTATATTTAACTCAACAAGATCCGATTAATAGTCAGCGATGTCTGGAGCTAGCGCGATCGTTACAACCCAAACAATTCGAGGCTCCAATCGTCCCAAAGCCGATATCTAGACCCCCGTTAACCACTCCCGAACAGTTTTATGCCCAACTATTAGAACAAGGCGAACGCGGCGAGCTTCAAGGCGCGATCGATAATGCTAATTGGGCGATTCAAACTAGTCCGAATGATGCCTGGGCGTATGCCTGTCGTGGTGCATTATATACCAAACGCGGCGATCGTTCGGCAGCTTTAGCAGATTTTAATCAAGCAATAAAACTCGATCCTAACTCCCATGTCGCTTATCGCGGGCGCGGCAAATTACGCGATCGCATGGGCGATTATCAGGGCGCGATTTTGGATTTCAATCGCGCTTTAACAATCGAACCAGGCGATGTATTTATCTATTTAGCACGCGGCAATGCACGGGTCAATCTACAGGAATATACCACGGCGATCGGCGATTTTACCCAAGCGATCGCGATCGATTCTCAAGAACCTTTAGCTTATCTATATCGAGCGCAAACATACATCAAAATAGAAGAATTAAACCAGGCGATCGACGACTATCAATTAGCTGCAAATATCTATTTAGAACGTCAAGATCTGACTAAATATCAAGACACACTCAAGAATTTACAAAAGCTCCAACGTTCCGCACCCAAAGCAACGCCACCACCAACTACAGCTCCTTCTAACTCGCCAGGAAATGAAGCACTTCGCCAACGCTTATATATCTTAGTCAGCGGTCACTGGGCGATTGCGCAACGACTGATCGATAGGCTTAAAGAAGAGCATCCAGGAAATCCAGAAGATTGGTATTTGCAACGGGTAATCTCTAATCTAGAAAATGGATTGTAAACGCAACATCGATCGACAAGTAGGCGATCGTAATTAATTATAAAATAGTGTGTGGGTTGGGTAGTGCCCAACAGCTAAGTTTCAGGTATTATCTATGTGTTTCGATAAGTTGTTGAAAGGATAAAAGAGCTTGTTGATGGCGGGCACCCGCAACATCGGTAAAATCATTGTGTCCGGCATTTGCTATCCACAGATACATTTTAGGTTGTGGGGCAGCTTTGTAAAGCGATCGACCGTGGTCAAAGGGGATTATTTCATCAGATTGTCCGTGCATTACTAACACGGGACAGCGAACTTTTGAGATCTTATCGAGATTAGTAAACTTATCGAATGGTAATAAGGGAAAAGGGACGACGACTCGAAAGGCGGATGTAAATGTGCTCTCTAAAATTAAGCCCCCAACTGTATTATTAGCGGCTAATTCAGTTGCCGAACCGCCACCGACAGATCGACCATAGATAATAATCTGACTAGCTGGTATTTCGATCTGTCCGGTTAGATAAGTATATGCAGCATCGGCATCTTCATAAGCATTACTTTCGCTAGGTTTGCCGCTACTGGTACCGTAACCGCGATAGTCATAGGCAAACACGCTAAATCCCCAGCTATGTAAACGCTCTAATTGCGAACGAATATCGCCCAGATCTTCGGCATTGCCATGAATGTAAAGTAAGGTATATTTAGCTTGAGGATTGGGTAAATATATTGCTGAAATCTGTTCTGTTTTAGCGATCGGCAATTTGATAATATCCTTGGTATCTATGTAACTAGCAGGCTGCGGCAAAAAAATCATGCTATCGGCTCGAACAAAGATAATTAGCGTAAAGCATACATAAACAAATAATAGCAATTGCCCCAATTTTTGCCAGCTAAAGTCACCAACGAGTAGTTTGTGAAATGGAAATTGGCGCATAAATATTTAGAGCAAGTTCGATCGGATTATGTTGATGATGCCCGATTTTTAGACCGCGATCGATCCTGCTTGGAGAGAACGGGTTTTGTTTTGTATCCAACAGTACAATCAATATTAAATAGCATCAACTCACATCTTGCACCAATACGGAAAGACTAGTCGGGTACCCACAAGGGGCACCCCTACGCAATTAATCTGTAGGGGTGCCCCTGTCTTGTCTTGTCTCGCATAATCCGGGAGGAAACCTCCCGGCTGCGAGCCGCTGACGCACACAAACGGGAGGGAGCGATGCGCGCACGCCTTTGTTTCCCGCCGGGATAGCGCATCAGCGACGCATCGACCTGGAGGTTTCCTCCAGGTTGTGTGCGTCAAGACAAGACAACCTCCCGTTCGTTGGCGGAGCCTTCCCGAAGGGAGCTGCGTCGCTTGTGGGTACCCTGGTTCTACACTCGGAGACTGGGAGAAAGAAACGGTACCCTCATTTCCGCTGCTTAGAAATAGTATGCTTGAACTGGTGCAAGATGTGAGTCAACCCGCCCCTACAGACCCATATCAACTCATAATCGATCGAGATTACAACAATACCTTTCCAATCCTAGCCATTTTGCTAGGTGAAATTCCCCCCATCATTCTAGTACTGTCAGACTCGATCTCGCGGCACAATGAAAACATTCAAGCCAGACGCAGAGCAAAGAACATGTCTTCATTACTGGAATTATCTAATAGTTTAGCCGATACCGTCGCCGCAGCCGGAACGGCGATTGTCGCGATCGAGACCGGACGGCGATTTTCTCCTAGCGGCATCCACTGGCGCAAAGGCATAGTGGTTACTTCCGATGAATCTCTCAAAAGCCATGACGATTTAATGCTCGTCAGTGCTAGCGGCAAAGCCACACCGATCGTCCTTCTGGGTCGCGATCCCTCTACAGATATTGCCGTATTTACACTTGCAGACGCCGATAGCCTGCCTGTAGCCACCGTCGGCGATACAGCTAACTTAAAAGTCGGTCATCTAGTCCTGGGGTTAGCTAGAAGCCCCGAAGGCGATATCCGCGCTTCACTGGGCACGGTGAGCGTGCTGGGCGACTCTTGGCAGAGTATGAGCGGCGGGACGATCGATCGCTATATCCGCCCCGATTTAACCCTCTACAGGGGATTTGCGGGGGGTGCATTAGTCGATGCAGGCGGACGGATCGTGGGCATGAATACCACTGGGAAACGCGGTACCGCATTGACAATTCCAGCCGAAACGATCGATCGAGTCGTCTCCCAACTAGTCGCCAAAGGACGCATCGCGCGAGGCTATCTAGGCGTGGGAATGCAGCCAGTCCGCCTATCCCCACAACTAACTAGCTCGCTCAATTTAAACATGCCAACTGGGGTCATCCTCATCAACGTCGAACCCCACAGCCCAGCCGAGAAAGGTGGTTTACTATTAGGCGATATCTTAATCCGTTGGGAGGGCACACCCATAGCCGATCCCAGCGATGTCCGCGCCTTCCTGAATCGCGGCGATCGCGTCGGACAACAAGTAAACATCAGCATCATCCGAGGCGGTACGCTAGTCGAACTATCGATCGAGATTGGCGAACGGTAGATGAGGGAACGGGGGGACGAGGGGACGGGGAGACGCGTCCCGCCCCTCAACGGGGGGTCTGGGGGTCGGCACCCCCAGATCCGGGTTCTGTCCCCACCAGAAAACCCCACTAGTACAGGTATCGCTCGTTGACCAAAATACTAAGCACAATTAGTCACATTCCAGAATTAATGGCTATTACTGAAGTAGACACCCAACTAGCCGCACTGGCACACCAACTACGATCGATTACCGTCAAAATCCGCATCGGTAACCTCAGCATCGGCACAGGCACCATTTGGCGATCGGACGGTTTAATCATCACCAACGCCCATGTCGCAACTAGAGCCAGATCGATCGTCGAACTACCCGACGGACGATCGTTTCCTGCTATTCGCACCCACTTCGACCCCCAACAAGATCTCGCCGCACTGCAAATCGATACAACTAATCTCACAGCAGCCGAAATCGCCGACATCGAGAGATTGCGCGTCGGCGAACTAGTAGTAGCCGTTGGCAACCCCCTAAGCGATCGCGGTGCAGTCACCACCGGGACGCTGTACGCCAGCCAACCAGGAGCGATCGTGGCCGATATCCAACTTTATCCCGGCAATTCTGGTGGCCCTTTAGCCGACTGTTTGGGAAGAGTTATCGGGATTAATACAATGATTGTCGATGGTTTGGCGATCGCGATCCCGATTACCAAAGTAGCAGCAATGCTCGATCTCGATCGTCACTCACGCGGAGTAGCCTGATGATTCGGGTATTGGTTGTAGCTACTGCGGCGGTGTCTCGTGCCGGATTGTCTGGCGCACTGTCGCTCGATCCTACACTCAAAGTTGTTGGCACAGCGGCAGATCTCGATACTTTGGGGGAGGAAGTCGATCGATGGCAACCCGACATCATCTTGCTCGATCTGGGCGACTCACCTCAAACATCCGTCTGGGATGAGTTAAATCGTCTGCAAGCGGCGCGATCGCCCGAACATATCCCGATCGCGCTTTACGATTGGGAGGGAGATTTTCAGGCAGCGATACAGGCTGGCGTGCGGGGAATCTTGCCCGATACAAGTACCGAATTAGAACTCGGTGCCGCGATTGCCGCGATTGCCAGAGGGTGGCTGGTGCTGCCGCCTAGCGCGATCGAGTTATTCGAGCTGCGAGAAAAAGTCACCACCGAACCCGTAGCAATTTTGACACCCCGTGAGATTGAGGTCTTAGTTCAGATTGGGTTGGGGTTGGGAAATAAAGCGATCGCTCAAAATTTACATATTTCCGACCATACGGTGAAATTTCACATTTCATCTATTTTTCAGAAGTTAAATGTTTCTACCCGTACCGAAGCTGTGACTGCGGGAATCCGGATGGGTTTAGTTTTGCTATAACTGACATCTAACCTGAATTTAGTAGACAAATTCCGTAAAAGGTAGTAAAACAAAAAATGCCAATATCCAAGCTGGAGAAGTCAAAGAAGTCGTTGGATAAATAAGTAGACTGATAATTATATAAACACTGAAAAATAGAATAAATCTTTTAAGCTCGATCGCTGGTGACATGACTATATTTAAGCTCAAGCTGCAAAATAATGGCGATAGATAGGTTGTTAGATTCCCGATCTAGCAAGGTTTTCCTAATCTAAAATCTAGAATCCGAAATAGTACAATGATTTTGCTAGATGACTGTCGATAACCAGCCAGATCGTTATCATAAGCATAGGGGACTAATTGTAGCCTTCAGCCTCCCCAGAATTGAGATAACTATTTACGCCGCTAGATCGCTGGGAGCAATCCATGTATTCATTCGATCGAGATCGCTGGACACAAAAATCCCGTACCATCTTTCTGCGACAGCCGATCGATGACAAAGCTGCAAATGAGTCGATCGCCCAATTGATTTGTTTAGATCTAGAAGATCCAGAGACACCGATTCAACTGTACATTAATACCGAATCGGTATCAGTACAGCCCCTAAAAACAAGCGTGGCAGCAGGATTGGCAATTTATGACACCATGCGAAGCTTGCGATCGGAAATACATACAATTTGTACCGGAACTGCCGACTCGATCGGTTCTTTGCTTCTAGCGATCGGTAGTCCCGGCAATCGCTTGGCACAGTCGCACGCGCGCATTCGCTTGGCGCAGGCTGACGAGGTGACATTAACCAAAGGTACGGCTCAAGAAATCGAATCTGCTGCTAGATCGGTATTCAGACAAAGGCAAGTTTTGTATGAATTGTACGCCCAAGCCACGGGACAATCGATCGAAAGAATCGCCGCAGACACTGCCAAGCGGGAATACCTGTCTGCCACAGAAGCCCAAGCCTACGGACTGATCGATCGCATCCGCTAATCCTCGTCTTCTAAATCCTCCATATCGCCGCCGACAACCACGTCGCGAATCCGCAAACTCGGCCCACCAACGCCAACCGCCAAGCCACCTTGCCCAGCTTTACCGCAGCCGCCTGACTCATCCCAATAAAAATCGTCGCCGATCCCTTCGATGTCAGCTAGGGTTTTGAACACATTTCCCGACAGCGTGACATCCCGAACTGGCTCGGCAATTTCGCCATTGCGAATCATCCACGCCTCACCCGCACCAAAGGTAAACATC harbors:
- a CDS encoding S1C family serine protease: MAITEVDTQLAALAHQLRSITVKIRIGNLSIGTGTIWRSDGLIITNAHVATRARSIVELPDGRSFPAIRTHFDPQQDLAALQIDTTNLTAAEIADIERLRVGELVVAVGNPLSDRGAVTTGTLYASQPGAIVADIQLYPGNSGGPLADCLGRVIGINTMIVDGLAIAIPITKVAAMLDLDRHSRGVA
- a CDS encoding ATP-dependent Clp protease proteolytic subunit, with product MYSFDRDRWTQKSRTIFLRQPIDDKAANESIAQLICLDLEDPETPIQLYINTESVSVQPLKTSVAAGLAIYDTMRSLRSEIHTICTGTADSIGSLLLAIGSPGNRLAQSHARIRLAQADEVTLTKGTAQEIESAARSVFRQRQVLYELYAQATGQSIERIAADTAKREYLSATEAQAYGLIDRIR
- a CDS encoding alpha/beta hydrolase yields the protein MRQFPFHKLLVGDFSWQKLGQLLLFVYVCFTLIIFVRADSMIFLPQPASYIDTKDIIKLPIAKTEQISAIYLPNPQAKYTLLYIHGNAEDLGDIRSQLERLHSWGFSVFAYDYRGYGTSSGKPSESNAYEDADAAYTYLTGQIEIPASQIIIYGRSVGGGSATELAANNTVGGLILESTFTSAFRVVVPFPLLPFDKFTNLDKISKVRCPVLVMHGQSDEIIPFDHGRSLYKAAPQPKMYLWIANAGHNDFTDVAGARHQQALLSFQQLIETHR
- a CDS encoding S1C family serine protease, whose protein sequence is MLELVQDVSQPAPTDPYQLIIDRDYNNTFPILAILLGEIPPIILVLSDSISRHNENIQARRRAKNMSSLLELSNSLADTVAAAGTAIVAIETGRRFSPSGIHWRKGIVVTSDESLKSHDDLMLVSASGKATPIVLLGRDPSTDIAVFTLADADSLPVATVGDTANLKVGHLVLGLARSPEGDIRASLGTVSVLGDSWQSMSGGTIDRYIRPDLTLYRGFAGGALVDAGGRIVGMNTTGKRGTALTIPAETIDRVVSQLVAKGRIARGYLGVGMQPVRLSPQLTSSLNLNMPTGVILINVEPHSPAEKGGLLLGDILIRWEGTPIADPSDVRAFLNRGDRVGQQVNISIIRGGTLVELSIEIGER
- a CDS encoding adenine phosphoribosyltransferase — encoded protein: MDLKALIRDIPDFPKPGILFRDITTLLSDPAGLKYSIDTLAAKVVDLQPQYIVGMESRGFIFGAALAYKLGIGFIPVRKPGKLPADVHCVEYALEYGTDKLEIHKDAVAPDGRILIVDDLIATGGTAAATAKLLQEIGANLVGCAFVIELDALNGRSLLPDVPIISLVHY
- a CDS encoding tetratricopeptide repeat protein; protein product: MTQEYYQQGLAKAKAGDYRGAIADFELALISAPEWAELYYRRGLAYFDLGEVLTAVSDYTQALAIDSQHRDCSYARALARLTLKNFPGAMEDIDRAILFGRDYAPAYQLKGLVCKKLAKYPEAISAYKVAANLYLTQQDPINSQRCLELARSLQPKQFEAPIVPKPISRPPLTTPEQFYAQLLEQGERGELQGAIDNANWAIQTSPNDAWAYACRGALYTKRGDRSAALADFNQAIKLDPNSHVAYRGRGKLRDRMGDYQGAILDFNRALTIEPGDVFIYLARGNARVNLQEYTTAIGDFTQAIAIDSQEPLAYLYRAQTYIKIEELNQAIDDYQLAANIYLERQDLTKYQDTLKNLQKLQRSAPKATPPPTTAPSNSPGNEALRQRLYILVSGHWAIAQRLIDRLKEEHPGNPEDWYLQRVISNLENGL
- a CDS encoding DUF3038 domain-containing protein; this translates as MTASLINGPMSESLMGIIESLPHPGIVGDACPRRTKVELDLILLAIEAIESGSSEQMLQLAKELNLSEIIKNRIVLWRMRSTNPMRRAHTRRILSIKEAKALSAISCRLASRLAVPIRQLLQAEQQLSDKQIPPEYNFRLSEYLDRFRAHFRSRMNPRRAKVSIYQEDDKLNELAISLLTKLLFCTGTLGTQRLWMSLFDGEVK
- a CDS encoding response regulator transcription factor, with translation MIRVLVVATAAVSRAGLSGALSLDPTLKVVGTAADLDTLGEEVDRWQPDIILLDLGDSPQTSVWDELNRLQAARSPEHIPIALYDWEGDFQAAIQAGVRGILPDTSTELELGAAIAAIARGWLVLPPSAIELFELREKVTTEPVAILTPREIEVLVQIGLGLGNKAIAQNLHISDHTVKFHISSIFQKLNVSTRTEAVTAGIRMGLVLL